In bacterium, the sequence GCCATGGAATGGTCGTAGATCGGGTAATGGAACCTCCCCACGGGGGTGTCGCTCGTGCAATGTTTCCCGCTATGGCTGCCCTTGGGTTTGAGGCCGCGTTGACCACCGCTCATCATCTGTTTCATTTCGATCCGATGGAGTCATGGCCTTGCTGCTTAGGAATGGACATGGCGGAAGTCATGCCGGGAGGAATCGCCACTATTCCCCGAATCCGAATGTTGCCTGATTGGAGGACCGCCGCTGTTTTGGCTGGGTTCCTACGTCAGCCCATCGTGATCGCAGGGCACCATCAGGATGTGGCTGAGGGATTTGGATTTCTTGCAGAATTCGCACAGATGGTGGCGGGTTTTGGGCCTGTGCGATGGCTTTCACCCACCGGCATTGCCCGCACCAATTTCAAGGTGCGCCGGGAGGGGTCGTGCCTTTTAGTCAAAACCTATCAACGGCGAGTGTTCGTGCTGATCCCCGACGGGGTAGATCAGATCATGGTAGAGCGTGCCTGGGTAACCGAGAACGAGAGTGAGCGGTTGACTGTCGAATCGCGGGCTACGGTCCCTATGTTTTCGGGCGTTTGCGGACGCGTCAGTCCATCCTTTCAGGTGAATACAGGCGACACGCTGGACATTAAATCGTTCTTTAGACAACCGGTAAGCGCGCAGGAGATTCCGCCTCCGCCCAGGAGACTGTGGCCGGTGGCCCGGCGTCTCCTGACAGGGACTCGTGATCATTGCTATTCGTGGCTTTACCCGCGGAGTCAGCTATCCGCCTTCAATGAAAGGCTGTTGAACACTCAGTCATGAGGAGTTCGCTATGAAGAAGTCTCTGGTCCGACGAATCTTTAACCGTTTTTTTCATATTCTGGCTCGTTTCAGCCCTGGTGCCACCAGTCTTCGCCCGTTATTGCATCGCGCTCGCGGCGTAAAAATCGGCAACAACGTCTTCATTGGCGACGACGTATTCATTGACAACGAGTATCCCGAATGCATCGAGATTGGTGAAAATGTTCAAATCAGCATCCGGGTTGTCATTATTGCGCATACTCGGGGATCAGGCCGTGTGATTATCGAGAGGGATGCCTTCATCGGACCGCACTGTGTTATCGCCTGTAGCGCCGGGCGGACACTTTCAATTGGGGCTGGCGCTGTCATCGGCCCCGGTTGTGTCATTACTCGCAATGTTGTACCTCATATTTACCTCGTTGTGCCGCCCCCCCGACCCGCCGGCACAGTTACCGTCCCGCTGCCTGCGGCAAAGAGTATGGAGGAGTTTGTCGCAGGGCTTCGCCCGTGGGGGGGGAGAAGCCACCACAACAGGTGAATAGTAAGCGAAGGGGAGGGCCAGCAGATGGACAATACGAACGAAATAAGGAAGTTTGTTGTACAGACCTTCTTGTTCGGTGAGGTGGACTCACTACAAGACGATACTTCATTCATGGGAGGAGGTATCATTGACTCAACGGGCATCCTGGAACTGATCTCTTTCCTGGAGAAGACCTATAATGTAAAGATCCAGCCAGAGGAAATGATCCCCGCGAATTTCGACAGCGTGAACAAGGTGGCTGGGTATCTCGCTAGGAAACGGCTTGTAACTTCAGTCTGACCCCGGGCCGAAAGGACAGCATGAATACCAAATTATTCTCTGCCGATCATATGAGCCTCGATTGCGCTCGCGAGGTTGATAAAATCACCTCAGTCATTTGCGAATATGTGCTGCGACGCTTCAAGAAAAAGGGGGTTGTTGTGGCCCTCTCGGGGGGGATAGATAGTAGCGTGGTGGGTGCCCTCTCCGTTAGGGCATTGGGACGGGAGCGAGTGCTGGGCCTCCTGATGCCAGAACGGGATTCCGGGCATGAAACATTACCCTTGAGCCAACAGGTGAGCAATCATTTGGGGATTGAAAAGGTCCACGAAGACATTACGGGAATCCTCGAGTCCGTCGGCTGTTACCTACGTAGGGACGACGCCATCAGATTAGTCGTTCCTGAATATGGGGCTGGTTGGAAATCGAAAATCGTGCTCCCGAGCGTCCTGGCAGATGATCAGTACCGGCTTTTTTCGGTGATTGTTCAGGATCCGTCAGGTCAACGCTCGGAGGTTCGCCTGACGCTCGAATCGTACCTGGGGATTGTGGCGGCATCGAATTTTAAGCAGCGGACTCGCAAGATGCTGGAATATTATCATGCCGACCGATTAAATTATGCCGTTACGGGTACTCCAAACCGGTTGGAATATGACCAGGGGTTCTTTGTCAAACTGGGTGATGGAGCGGCGGATATCAA encodes:
- a CDS encoding acyltransferase, with product MKKSLVRRIFNRFFHILARFSPGATSLRPLLHRARGVKIGNNVFIGDDVFIDNEYPECIEIGENVQISIRVVIIAHTRGSGRVIIERDAFIGPHCVIACSAGRTLSIGAGAVIGPGCVITRNVVPHIYLVVPPPRPAGTVTVPLPAAKSMEEFVAGLRPWGGRSHHNR
- a CDS encoding acyl carrier protein; this translates as MDNTNEIRKFVVQTFLFGEVDSLQDDTSFMGGGIIDSTGILELISFLEKTYNVKIQPEEMIPANFDSVNKVAGYLARKRLVTSV
- the nadE gene encoding NAD(+) synthase yields the protein MNTKLFSADHMSLDCAREVDKITSVICEYVLRRFKKKGVVVALSGGIDSSVVGALSVRALGRERVLGLLMPERDSGHETLPLSQQVSNHLGIEKVHEDITGILESVGCYLRRDDAIRLVVPEYGAGWKSKIVLPSVLADDQYRLFSVIVQDPSGQRSEVRLTLESYLGIVAASNFKQRTRKMLEYYHADRLNYAVTGTPNRLEYDQGFFVKLGDGAADIKPIAHLYKTQVYQMAEYLQLPEAIRNRPPTTDTYSLPQSQEEFFFSVPYEKMDLILYGKNQEVSPSEVGRVVGLTAEQVKRVFRDIESKRRAASYLHAQPVLVES